From Tautonia rosea, one genomic window encodes:
- the treS gene encoding maltose alpha-D-glucosyltransferase has product MSSSMISDSLWYKDAIIYELHVRSFFDSNHDGIGDFPGLTEKLDYLQDLGITSIWILPFYPSPLKDDGYDIANYRSINPSYGSRRDFKVFVREAHRRGLRVINELVINHTSDQHSWFQAARQAPKGSKKRDFYVWSDTDERYQDARIIFTDTEKSNWTWDPVAQQYFWHRFFSHQPDLNFDNPHVLQAVIRIMRFWFDMGVDGMRLDAIPYLIERDGTNCENLPETHQILKKLRSALDANYRDKMFLAEANQWPDDVRPYFGDGDECHMAFHFPVMPRIFMAVRQEDRTPIVEIMERTPDIPENCQWAMFLRNHDELTLEMVTDEERDYMYNEYAADPQARINLGIRRRLAPLVNYSRRRLELLNSLLLSFPGTPVIYYGDEIGMGDNIYLGDRNGVRTPMQWSGDRNAGFSRADFARLFAPPIMDPITGYQAINVEAQQRDPSSLLNWMKRMIALRKRYRAFGRGTMEFLKPANRKVLAYVRRYKDDIILCIANLSRFVQPCELDLSQFQGMRPVEMLGNTEFPRIGELPYFLTLGPHAFYWFTLHRTGEPTVLDLTPTGPEETTVPTIALEGGWDTLLRGSSRRRLQSEVIPAFLRRQRWFAGKARKFRSVEILDSTHAKNLPERTTIVTIEVRYDDGHVEMYALPLGIATGAGGFDLVAQVPKFVLAILEGSEGQAVLHDAIADDTFCLTLLDAVRHRKEFSSSAGRFRAEPTSALAETLGSPEVDLKPKRTTGEQSNTSVIFGHRLIMKLFRRIESGTNPELEIGRALTEKTSFEHFPRLAGSIEYRRPDTEPTTIAVFQELVSFQSVGWEHALDELSRYYELILSRPELEPPAIEALGPLGLVGLESPEVVRETVGVYQSAAATLGKRTAELHRALASLSGEPEFAPEPTRENDRLELAQAIRAQVESALTLLRNRVSTLPNGIESLARRVLEAENAITAPLEFLPQAPIDAPRIRVHGDYHLGQVLWSLNDYVILDFEGEPAKSIEQRRAKHSPIKDVVGMLRSYSYAAFAGLFEASQDRSSDFDRLLPWAIAWEQWSSASFLGAYLEVAEPARLVPSDRKQLSLLIDSYMLDKSLYELQYELNNRPSWVRIPLASISLLADRMQSSGHHSERS; this is encoded by the coding sequence ATGTCTTCATCGATGATTTCCGACTCGCTCTGGTACAAAGATGCGATTATTTATGAACTTCATGTTCGTTCGTTTTTTGATAGTAACCATGATGGGATCGGTGATTTTCCAGGGCTGACGGAGAAACTCGATTATCTCCAGGATCTGGGTATCACCTCCATTTGGATCTTACCGTTTTATCCATCACCGTTGAAGGATGATGGATATGATATTGCGAACTATCGTAGTATCAATCCATCGTATGGGTCTCGCCGAGACTTCAAAGTATTCGTAAGAGAGGCCCATCGGCGCGGCCTTCGAGTCATCAATGAGCTTGTGATCAACCATACGTCTGACCAGCATTCCTGGTTTCAGGCGGCACGTCAGGCTCCCAAAGGATCAAAGAAAAGGGACTTCTACGTCTGGAGTGACACGGATGAGCGTTATCAGGATGCAAGGATTATCTTTACCGACACGGAGAAATCAAACTGGACCTGGGATCCAGTTGCTCAGCAATATTTCTGGCATCGATTCTTCAGTCATCAACCTGATTTAAACTTTGATAATCCTCATGTGCTCCAGGCCGTTATCCGGATCATGCGATTCTGGTTTGACATGGGAGTGGATGGCATGCGTCTTGACGCAATTCCTTATCTCATCGAACGGGACGGAACAAACTGCGAGAATTTGCCCGAAACGCATCAAATTTTAAAAAAACTCCGATCGGCGCTTGATGCAAACTATCGAGACAAGATGTTCCTGGCCGAGGCAAACCAGTGGCCCGACGATGTACGGCCCTACTTCGGTGATGGGGACGAATGCCACATGGCATTCCATTTTCCTGTGATGCCACGGATCTTCATGGCGGTCCGCCAGGAAGATCGCACACCGATTGTGGAAATCATGGAACGAACGCCCGATATTCCAGAAAATTGTCAATGGGCGATGTTTCTCCGTAATCACGATGAACTCACGCTTGAAATGGTCACTGATGAAGAACGGGACTACATGTACAATGAATATGCCGCTGACCCGCAAGCTCGAATCAATCTCGGAATTCGGCGTAGACTAGCTCCTCTTGTAAATTACAGTCGAAGACGTCTGGAATTGCTGAACAGCTTGCTCCTCTCATTCCCTGGAACCCCCGTCATCTATTATGGTGACGAGATCGGCATGGGAGATAATATTTATCTTGGTGATCGTAATGGTGTTCGGACTCCGATGCAATGGAGTGGTGACCGGAATGCCGGGTTCTCCCGGGCCGATTTTGCACGCCTCTTTGCTCCACCGATCATGGACCCGATTACGGGTTATCAAGCCATCAATGTCGAAGCACAACAACGTGATCCGTCCAGTTTGCTGAACTGGATGAAACGCATGATCGCTCTACGAAAACGGTATCGGGCGTTTGGACGGGGAACAATGGAATTCCTCAAACCCGCAAATCGTAAGGTACTTGCTTACGTTCGTCGTTACAAAGATGATATTATTCTTTGTATTGCAAACCTTTCACGTTTTGTTCAGCCATGTGAACTTGACCTCTCCCAGTTTCAAGGGATGCGTCCGGTTGAGATGCTCGGGAATACTGAGTTCCCCAGAATCGGCGAACTTCCGTACTTTCTCACACTGGGACCCCATGCCTTTTACTGGTTTACTCTTCACCGAACAGGTGAACCGACGGTTCTTGACCTGACCCCGACGGGCCCCGAAGAGACAACCGTCCCGACCATTGCACTTGAGGGAGGGTGGGACACCTTACTCCGAGGAAGCTCTCGAAGAAGACTACAATCGGAGGTTATTCCTGCGTTTCTCAGGCGTCAGCGATGGTTTGCTGGGAAGGCTCGGAAGTTTCGATCGGTGGAGATCCTCGACTCAACCCACGCGAAAAACCTTCCCGAACGAACGACCATCGTCACCATTGAAGTCCGGTATGATGACGGACATGTCGAAATGTATGCCCTGCCGCTAGGCATCGCGACTGGAGCAGGAGGATTTGATCTTGTCGCACAAGTTCCGAAGTTTGTCCTTGCAATCCTCGAGGGTTCTGAAGGCCAGGCTGTCCTCCACGATGCGATTGCAGATGATACGTTTTGCCTGACGTTGCTTGATGCGGTCCGACACCGAAAGGAATTCAGCTCCTCCGCTGGCCGGTTCCGAGCCGAGCCAACATCGGCCCTTGCCGAAACACTGGGAAGTCCGGAGGTCGACCTCAAGCCAAAGCGAACGACTGGAGAGCAGAGCAACACCAGTGTGATCTTTGGTCACCGACTGATCATGAAGCTTTTTCGACGGATTGAGTCAGGTACCAACCCTGAGCTTGAGATTGGTCGAGCATTAACGGAAAAAACCAGCTTCGAACACTTCCCGAGACTTGCCGGGTCGATTGAATATCGTCGCCCTGACACGGAACCCACAACCATCGCTGTCTTTCAAGAATTGGTTTCCTTTCAGTCAGTGGGTTGGGAACACGCTCTCGATGAGCTCTCGCGTTATTATGAACTGATCTTGAGTCGGCCCGAGCTAGAGCCTCCTGCGATTGAAGCGTTGGGTCCACTCGGTCTTGTGGGACTTGAATCACCTGAGGTCGTTCGAGAAACCGTTGGCGTTTACCAATCAGCCGCGGCAACCCTCGGTAAACGAACAGCAGAATTGCACCGAGCTCTTGCGAGTTTGAGCGGTGAACCTGAGTTTGCTCCCGAACCCACACGTGAAAATGACCGTCTTGAACTTGCTCAGGCCATCAGGGCTCAGGTTGAAAGCGCATTGACACTTCTCCGGAATCGAGTGTCAACGCTTCCGAATGGGATTGAGTCACTTGCTCGTCGTGTGCTCGAGGCAGAGAACGCAATTACTGCACCGCTTGAGTTCCTTCCACAAGCACCGATTGACGCTCCACGCATCCGGGTTCACGGTGATTATCACCTCGGTCAGGTCCTATGGTCTCTAAACGATTATGTTATTCTTGATTTCGAGGGTGAGCCCGCAAAATCGATTGAGCAACGTCGCGCCAAGCATTCACCGATAAAAGATGTGGTTGGAATGCTTCGTTCCTACAGTTATGCCGCATTTGCTGGACTATTCGAGGCAAGTCAAGACCGATCCTCCGACTTTGACCGGCTACTTCCCTGGGCGATTGCTTGGGAGCAATGGTCTTCTGCATCGTTCCTTGGGGCCTATCTGGAGGTCGCTGAACCAGCAAGACTGGTTCCAAGCGACCGCAAACAGCTATCGCTGCTTATCGATAGCTACATGCTTGATAAGTCTTTGTATGAACTCCAGTACGAACTAAACAATCGTCCTTCCTGGGTCCGTATTCCGCTTGCCTCAATCAGCCTTCTCGCTGATAGGATGCAGTCATCCGGTCATCACTCGGAGAGATCATAA
- a CDS encoding transposase encodes MGRIRKRHSPAFKAKVALQATNQEATIAELAREHQAHLVQVSQWKKQLLDGVEDLFAVRSSQRPPDPEVLQGELYDQIGRLQMELAWVNKKAGP; translated from the coding sequence ATGGGACGAATCCGCAAGCGGCACTCACCGGCCTTCAAGGCGAAGGTCGCCCTTCAGGCCACCAATCAGGAGGCCACGATCGCCGAACTGGCCCGGGAGCATCAGGCCCATCTGGTGCAGGTCAGCCAGTGGAAGAAACAACTGCTCGACGGCGTCGAGGACCTCTTCGCCGTCAGGTCGAGCCAACGACCCCCCGATCCCGAGGTGTTGCAGGGCGAACTCTACGATCAGATCGGCCGGCTCCAGATGGAGCTGGCCTGGGTGAACAAAAAAGCTGGCCCTTGA
- a CDS encoding DDE-type integrase/transposase/recombinase, whose amino-acid sequence MRMIDDQYLRTPFFGSRRMTAWLFHYGEHVNRKSVARLMARMGPEAIHAGPRTSTRDPGHMVYPYLLRGLTIDCRDQVWSTDITYILLERGFTYRTAVIDWYSRYVLCWRLSNTLDGRFCLEGLEEALSGGRPAIFNTDQGVQFRAKA is encoded by the coding sequence ATGCGGATGATCGACGACCAATACCTCAGGACACCGTTCTTCGGCAGCCGACGGATGACTGCCTGGCTGTTCCACTACGGGGAGCACGTCAATCGCAAGAGTGTCGCGCGGCTGATGGCCCGGATGGGCCCGGAAGCGATCCATGCGGGCCCACGCACGAGCACGCGAGACCCGGGCCACATGGTCTACCCGTATCTGCTTCGAGGGCTGACGATCGACTGTCGCGATCAGGTCTGGTCCACCGATATCACCTACATCCTGCTGGAGCGGGGCTTCACGTATCGGACGGCGGTGATCGACTGGTACAGCCGGTACGTGCTCTGCTGGCGGTTGTCGAACACGCTCGACGGCCGGTTCTGCCTGGAGGGCCTGGAAGAAGCCCTGAGCGGCGGTCGGCCCGCGATCTTCAACACCGATCAGGGGGTGCAGTTCAGGGCGAAGGCGTAA